A region of the Cupriavidus taiwanensis genome:
CCGCCGGTGGGCGTGATGTGGCGGCGCCAGCCGGTGGAGGACGATGTGGTCGCGGCGCTGGTGGCGTGCCTGCGCGCGCTGCCGGCAGACCTCGCGTAGCGCGCGGCGCGCGCCCCGGCAAGGCGCGCACGCGCTCACCGCCAGAGCCTAATTCCGCGTCAATACCCGCACCGGCCCGCGCCGCTCCAGCACGTCTACCACCACGCGCTCGCCGGAACGTCGCACCGCGACGTCGGCGCTGCCGCCGCCGACGCCGAGGTTGCGGAACACCACCTCGTCCAGGAATGGCGGCAGCGACGGGTTCTCGAACGTGATCGCCGGTTCCTGCGTGTCGAAGTCCAGGCCCAGGCAGGCCTGCAGCATCAGCAGCGGCGCGGCCGCGGCCCAGGCCTGCGGCGCGCACGCCACCGGATAGAAGGTCGGTCCCTGGCTGCGTTGCCGCGCGAAGCCGCAGAACAGTTCGGGCAGGCGGCGCAGGTCGATATAGCTCGAGGCCGCGAACAGGCCCTCGAAGATGCGGCTCGCTTCGGGGTGGTAGCCGTAGCGCGCCATGCCCGCCGCGATCAGGGCATTGTCATGCGGCCAGACCGAGCCGTTGTGGTAGCTCATCGGGTTGAAGCGCGCCGCGTCCGCGGCGACGGTGCGGATACCCCAGCCGCAGAACGACGTACTCTGCATCAGCGTGCCCACGACCGAGGGCGCGCGCTGCGGCAGCGCGATGCCGGTGAACAGCGTATGCCCCGCGTTCGAGGCGCGGATGCGGCACGGCTGCTTCTGGCCATCCAGCGCCAGCACGTAAGTGCCCAGCGCGGGGTCATAGAAGTGCTTGTCGAAGGCGTCGCGCAGCACTTCCGCCCTGGCGGCATAGCGAGCGGCGCCCTCGCTGTCGTCCAGCGCCGCGCGGATCTGTGCCGCGGCCTGCCAGGCGCCGTAGGTGTAGGCCTGCACCTCGGCCAGCGCGATCGGGCCGGCGGCGAGCCGCCCGTCCTCGTGGAACACCGAATCGCGGCTGTCTTTCCAGCCCTGGTTGATCAGGCCCTCCGGCGACTGCCGGCCGTATTCGACGAACAGGTCGCCATCGCGGTCGCCGTACTCGCCGATCCAGTCCAACGCGGCCTGTAGGCGGGGCCACAGCGCGCGCATGGTGTCGACATCGCCGGTGCGCCGCAGGTAGGCGCCGGCCAGCAGCACGAACAGCGGCGTGGCATCGACGCTGCCGTAGTAGAGCGCGAACGGCACCTCGCCCAGGCGCGCCATTTCGCCATGGCGCATCTCGTGCAGGATCTTGCCGGGCTCGGCATCGGCGCCGGGGTCGACGGTCTCGGCCTGCATCGCGGCAAGGTACTGCAGCACGCCGCGCGCGATCTCGGGATCGAGCCATAGCGTCTGCAACGCCGTGATCAGCGCATCCCGGCCGAATACCGTACTGAACCACGGGATGCCGGCATACGGGTAAGGTCCATGCACGGTGTTGGTCAGCAGCATGTACAGGTCGGAGATGCTGCGCCGCGCGACTTCGGTGAACAGCTCGTTCGAGGTGGTGATCGACGCCGCGCGCCCGGACGAGCGCCGCAGCTCGCGCCGGGACTGCAGCAGCGCGCCGAGAAAGGACTGGGCCTCGCGCTCTTCATGATCCACCGACTGGCAGCGGATCTCCATGCGCAGCAGCTGCATGCACGACGGCTTGAGCAGCAGCGTGAAGCTGGCGCGGCTGCCGCTCAGCTCCTGCGGCTTCGGATCGAACGAGAGCCGGGTTTCGCGCCGCGCCTCGTCCAGGCCGGTATAGCTGAGCGTGACCGCGGCGCCGTCGACTTGCGGCGGGTGCAGGGTGCCGCGCCGCAGCCGCTGCGTGCCGCGTACTTCGAACAGGT
Encoded here:
- a CDS encoding amylo-alpha-1,6-glucosidase, whose amino-acid sequence is MPAESTEHPNRSVAVAGAGDVAQFYIPAAASLQERRPRTLKHGDTFALFDHNGDAIGAPGSPEGLFHFDTRHLSFLRLTVEGQRPMLLSSTLRDDNAALTCDLTNPDLFDQEGALWLEHDLIHLRRSRFLWNGACYERLSVRNFDDRPRRVCIDIAFDADFADLFEVRGTQRLRRGTLHPPQVDGAAVTLSYTGLDEARRETRLSFDPKPQELSGSRASFTLLLKPSCMQLLRMEIRCQSVDHEEREAQSFLGALLQSRRELRRSSGRAASITTSNELFTEVARRSISDLYMLLTNTVHGPYPYAGIPWFSTVFGRDALITALQTLWLDPEIARGVLQYLAAMQAETVDPGADAEPGKILHEMRHGEMARLGEVPFALYYGSVDATPLFVLLAGAYLRRTGDVDTMRALWPRLQAALDWIGEYGDRDGDLFVEYGRQSPEGLINQGWKDSRDSVFHEDGRLAAGPIALAEVQAYTYGAWQAAAQIRAALDDSEGAARYAARAEVLRDAFDKHFYDPALGTYVLALDGQKQPCRIRASNAGHTLFTGIALPQRAPSVVGTLMQSTSFCGWGIRTVAADAARFNPMSYHNGSVWPHDNALIAAGMARYGYHPEASRIFEGLFAASSYIDLRRLPELFCGFARQRSQGPTFYPVACAPQAWAAAAPLLMLQACLGLDFDTQEPAITFENPSLPPFLDEVVFRNLGVGGGSADVAVRRSGERVVVDVLERRGPVRVLTRN